The Buteo buteo chromosome 23, bButBut1.hap1.1, whole genome shotgun sequence genome includes a window with the following:
- the STK38 gene encoding serine/threonine-protein kinase 38, which yields MAMTGPTPCSSMSNHTKERVTMTKVTLENFYSNLIAQHEEREMRQKKLEQMMEEEGLKDEEKRIRRSAHAQKETEFLRLKRTRLGLEDFESLKVIGRGAFGEVRLVQKKDTGHVYAMKILRKADMLEKEQVGHIRAERDILVEADSLWVVKMFYSFQDKLNLYLIMEFLPGGDMMTLLMKKDTLTEEETQFYIAETVLAIDSIHQLGFIHRDIKPDNLLLDSKGHVKLSDFGLCTGLKKAHRTEFYRNLNHSLPSDFTFQNMNSKRKAETWKRNRRQLAFSTVGTPDYIAPEVFMQTGYNKLCDWWSLGVIMYEMLIGYPPFCSETPQETYKKVMNWKETLTFPPEVPISDKAKDLILRFCCEWEHRIGASGVEEIKSNPFFEGVDWEHIRERPAAISIEIKSIDDTSNFDEFPESDILKPTVATSNHPETDYKNKDWVFINYTYKRFEGLTARGAIPSYMKAGK from the exons ACAAAAGAAGCTAGAACAAATGATGGAAGAAGAAGGCTTGAAAGATGAAGAG AAAAGAATCAGGAGGTCAGCACACGCACAAAAGGAAACAGAGTTTCTTCGCCTAAAGAGAACAAGGCTTGGTTTGGAAGACTTTGAGTCTTTAAAAGTAATAGGCAGAGGGGCTTTTGGAGAG GTGCGACTTGTCCAGAAGAAAGATACAGGGCATGTTTATGCAATGAAAATACTACGTAAAGCTGATATGCTTGAAAAAGAGCAG GTCGGCCATATTCGTGCGGAACGGGACATTCTAGTGGAGGCAGACAGTTTGTGGGTTGTGAAAATGTTCTATAGTTTTCAGGACAAGCTAAACCTCTACCTTATCATGGAGTTCCTGCCTGGAG GTGATATGATGACACTGTTGATGAAAAAAGACACTCTAACAGAAGAAGAGACACAATTCTACATAGCTGAGACTGTGCTAGCCATTGATTCTATTCATCAGCTGGGTTTTATCCATCGGGACATAAAACCAGACAACCTTCTTCTGGACAGCAAG gGCCACGTGAAACTCTCAGATTTTGGTCTGTGTACTGGACTAAAGAAAGCCCACAGAACAGAATTTTATAGAAACTTGAACCATAGTCTTCCTAGTGACTTCA CTTTCCAGAACATGAATtccaaaaggaaagcagagacttGGAAGAGAAATAGACGGCAGTTG GCTTTTTCTACGGTGGGTACTCCGGATTACATTGCCCCTGAAGTTTTCATGCAGACCGGATACAACAAGCTTTGTGACTGGTGGTCACTTGGGGTCATCATGTATGAGATGTTGATCG gttATCCACCATTCTGTTCTGAGACTCCTCAGGAAACATATAAGAAAGTAATGAATTGGAAAGAGACTCTGACATTTCCTCCAGAAGTCCCAATATCTGATAAAGCAAAGGATCTTATTTTAAG ATTTTGCTGTGAATGGGAGCACAGAATTGGTGCATCTGGTGTGGAGGAAATAAAGAGTAACCCATTCTTTGAAGGGGTTGATTGGGAGCATATCAG AGAGAGACCTGCTGCAATTTcaatagaaattaaaagcattgaTGATACCTCAAACTTTGATGAATTTCCAGAATCTGATATCCTTAAACCAACAG TGGCAACAAGCAACCATCCAGAGACTGACTACAAGAACAAAGACTGGGTTTTTATCAATTACACCTACAAGCGTTTTGAAGGTCTGACAGCCCGAGGAGCAATACCATCCTAtatgaaagcaggaaagtaa